A stretch of bacterium DNA encodes these proteins:
- the flgB gene encoding flagellar basal body rod protein FlgB, which yields MTIDGFLFGSRTVNALERSLDAQLKRIETVTSNLANADTPGYKAREVDFRRVFEVELKRRNPENLATTHAEHMGSAGEMAGTKGANGIAIRDREGGALRVDGNTVDLDREMGDLAHAQLQYSAAITALSRKFAMLAQALSSPVD from the coding sequence TTGACCATCGACGGATTCCTGTTCGGATCGCGTACCGTCAACGCCCTCGAGCGTTCGCTCGACGCGCAGCTCAAGCGCATCGAAACGGTAACCTCGAACCTCGCGAACGCGGATACACCCGGTTACAAGGCGCGCGAGGTGGATTTCCGCCGCGTTTTCGAGGTGGAACTCAAGCGCCGGAATCCGGAAAATCTCGCGACGACGCACGCGGAACACATGGGAAGCGCGGGCGAGATGGCCGGGACAAAGGGCGCAAACGGCATCGCCATCCGCGACCGCGAGGGCGGCGCGCTCCGGGTCGACGGCAACACCGTGGATCTCGATCGCGAGATGGGCGATCTGGCTCACGCGCAGCTTCAATACAGCGCGGCGATCACCGCCTTGTCGCGCAAGTTCGCGATGCTGGCGCAAGCCCTCTCAAGCCCCGTGGACTGA